The proteins below are encoded in one region of Apium graveolens cultivar Ventura chromosome 4, ASM990537v1, whole genome shotgun sequence:
- the LOC141717974 gene encoding protein NPG1-like isoform X3, protein MQRAYCGSEILYVCVSKLKPTMSGSTLAESGQLDNDSGVQQLCANGSWMKTSVVEEKLDEGNIQEAESALREGLSLNFEEARALLGRLEYQRGNVEGALRVFDGIDLKAAIQRLQSSITEKISPKKGRSRGESMLAVPQNAAGLVLEAVYLKAKSLQKLGRLTDAAQECKSVLNAVENIFFRGISHISVEYKLQETVSQAVELLPELWKLANCYPEAMSAYRRALLSQWNLDSDCCARIQKNFAIFLLYSGVEVGPPSLAVQVDGAYVPRNNMEEAILLLMILLRKCCLGQAPWDPTVIEHLTCALSICSQTSVLAKELEEVLPGLLHRTDRWKLLSLCFSASGQIENALNLLRKTLQKHENADDTVSLLLAAKICSSKSIFAAEGLGYARRATNNSQGIHKHLEGVGLRVQGLCLGKLAKVSSSDSERSRLQSEALKSLDRAFFIEPINSDLIFELGVQYAEHRNLSTALRYAKQYIDITGGSVLKGWRLLALVLSAQKRYSEALVVTDAALDETAKWEQGPLLRMKAKLKISQSLHVDAIETYRYLLALVQVQRKSYGPNRVPFQAEDDKVNEYEVWHGLANLYSSISHWKDAEICLDKARALVKYSAETLHTEESWRVK, encoded by the exons ATGCAGAGAGCTTATTGCGGTTCTGAAATATTATATGTTTGTGTGAGCAAGCTAAAGCCTACCATGTCGGGAAGTACATTAGCAGAATCAGGCCAGCTTGATAATGATTCGGGAGTTCAACAACTCTGCGCAAATGGGAGTTGGATGAAAACATCTGTCGTCGAAGAGAAGCTTGACGAGGGTAACATTCAAGAAGCAGAATCTGCCTTGCGTGAGGGTTTGTCACTCAATTTTGAG GAAGCACGAGCTCTTCTTGGAAGGTTAGAATATCAAAGAGGAAATGTGGAAGGTGCTCTCCGTGTTTTTGATGGTATTGATCTTAAAGCTGCTATACAAAGATTGCAATCATCTATTACTGAAAAAATCTCTCCTAAGAAGGGCCGCTCTCGGGGTGAATCCATGCTTGCAGTCCCACAAAATGCTGCTGGTCTGGTGCTTGAAGCTGTGTATTTAAAAGCCAAATCTCTTCAAAAGCTTGGGAGATTAACTG ATGCTGCTCAGGAATGTAAAAGTGTTCTTAATGCTGTAGAGAATATTTTCTTTAGAGGAATATCTCATATATCAGTAGAATATAAGTTACAAGAGACAGTTAGCCAAGCTGTTGAGCTCCTGCCCGAACTTTGGAAGCTAGCTAATTGTTATCCTGAAGCAATGTCCGCATATCGACGTGCTCTTTTAAGTCAATGGAATCTTGACAGTGACTGTTGTGCAAGAATTCAGAAAAACTTTGCTATATTTTTGTTATATAGTGGAGTGGAGGTTGGTCCACCCAGTTTAGCTGTTCAAGTTGATGGTGCATATGTGCCTCGAAACAATATGGAAGAGGCAATTTTACTTCTAATGATACTCTTGAGAAAATGTTGCCTTGGCCAAGCTCCTTGGGATCCAACAGTGATAGAGCACCTTACATGTGCTCTATCTATATGCAGCCAAACTTCTGTATTAGCCAAGGAACTAGAGGAGGTCTTGCCCGGATTGTTACATCGTACTGATCGCTGGAAGTTATTGTCCCTTTGCTTTAGTGCTTCCGGACAGATTGAAAATGCCTTAAATCTACTAAGAAAGACTCTTCAAAAACACGAAAATGCAGATGATACTGTGTCATTGTTGTTGGCTGCTAAAATCTGCAGTAGTAAGAGCATTTTTGCTGCTGAGGGACTGGGATATGCCAGGAGGGCCACTAATAATTCTCAAGGGATACATAAACATTTAGAGGGTGTGGGTCTTCGTGTGCAAGGTCTCTGTTTGGGGAAACTAGCTAAAGTTTCTTCTTCCGATTCAGAGAGGTCACGTCTTCAGTCTGAAGCATTAAAATCTTTGGATAGGGCATTTTTTATAGAGCCTATTAACTCAGATCTTATATTTGAGTTGGGTGTTCAATATGCAGAGCATCGGAATTTAAGTACCGCATTGCGTTATGCCAAGCAGTATATTGACATAACCGGAGGATCTGTACTCAAAGGTTGGAGATTACTTGCTTTGGTTCTGTCAGCTCAAAAACGCTATTCAGAGGCTCTGGTCGTCACTGATGCGGCTTTGGATGAGACTGCAAAGTGGGAACAAGGACCTCTCCTCAGGATGAAGGCAAAGCTTAAAATTTCTCAGTCTTTGCACGTGGATGCTATTGAAACTTATCGTTACCTCCTTGCTTTAGTTCAAGTTCAAAGAAAATCTTACGGGCCTAATCGAGTTCCATTCCAG GCTGAGGATGACAAAGTTAATGAATATGAAGTTTGGCATGGTCTTGCTAATTTGTACTCTAGCATTTCACATTGGAAAGATGCAGAAATCTGTTTGGATAAAGCTAGAGCACTTGTAAAATATTCGGCAGAGACGTTGCACACAGAAG AAAGCTGGAGAGTCAAATGA
- the LOC141717974 gene encoding protein NPG1-like isoform X1 gives MQRAYCGSEILYVCVSKLKPTMSGSTLAESGQLDNDSGVQQLCANGSWMKTSVVEEKLDEGNIQEAESALREGLSLNFEEARALLGRLEYQRGNVEGALRVFDGIDLKAAIQRLQSSITEKISPKKGRSRGESMLAVPQNAAGLVLEAVYLKAKSLQKLGRLTDAAQECKSVLNAVENIFFRGISHISVEYKLQETVSQAVELLPELWKLANCYPEAMSAYRRALLSQWNLDSDCCARIQKNFAIFLLYSGVEVGPPSLAVQVDGAYVPRNNMEEAILLLMILLRKCCLGQAPWDPTVIEHLTCALSICSQTSVLAKELEEVLPGLLHRTDRWKLLSLCFSASGQIENALNLLRKTLQKHENADDTVSLLLAAKICSSKSIFAAEGLGYARRATNNSQGIHKHLEGVGLRVQGLCLGKLAKVSSSDSERSRLQSEALKSLDRAFFIEPINSDLIFELGVQYAEHRNLSTALRYAKQYIDITGGSVLKGWRLLALVLSAQKRYSEALVVTDAALDETAKWEQGPLLRMKAKLKISQSLHVDAIETYRYLLALVQVQRKSYGPNRVPFQAEDDKVNEYEVWHGLANLYSSISHWKDAEICLDKARALVKYSAETLHTEGLMFQRRGQTKEALASYVNALLLEPSYVPCKILISSALAKLGQKMLPPVRTLLTDALKIEPTNRMAWYQLALVHRDDGRLADAADCFQAAAMLEESDPIESFSSIL, from the exons ATGCAGAGAGCTTATTGCGGTTCTGAAATATTATATGTTTGTGTGAGCAAGCTAAAGCCTACCATGTCGGGAAGTACATTAGCAGAATCAGGCCAGCTTGATAATGATTCGGGAGTTCAACAACTCTGCGCAAATGGGAGTTGGATGAAAACATCTGTCGTCGAAGAGAAGCTTGACGAGGGTAACATTCAAGAAGCAGAATCTGCCTTGCGTGAGGGTTTGTCACTCAATTTTGAG GAAGCACGAGCTCTTCTTGGAAGGTTAGAATATCAAAGAGGAAATGTGGAAGGTGCTCTCCGTGTTTTTGATGGTATTGATCTTAAAGCTGCTATACAAAGATTGCAATCATCTATTACTGAAAAAATCTCTCCTAAGAAGGGCCGCTCTCGGGGTGAATCCATGCTTGCAGTCCCACAAAATGCTGCTGGTCTGGTGCTTGAAGCTGTGTATTTAAAAGCCAAATCTCTTCAAAAGCTTGGGAGATTAACTG ATGCTGCTCAGGAATGTAAAAGTGTTCTTAATGCTGTAGAGAATATTTTCTTTAGAGGAATATCTCATATATCAGTAGAATATAAGTTACAAGAGACAGTTAGCCAAGCTGTTGAGCTCCTGCCCGAACTTTGGAAGCTAGCTAATTGTTATCCTGAAGCAATGTCCGCATATCGACGTGCTCTTTTAAGTCAATGGAATCTTGACAGTGACTGTTGTGCAAGAATTCAGAAAAACTTTGCTATATTTTTGTTATATAGTGGAGTGGAGGTTGGTCCACCCAGTTTAGCTGTTCAAGTTGATGGTGCATATGTGCCTCGAAACAATATGGAAGAGGCAATTTTACTTCTAATGATACTCTTGAGAAAATGTTGCCTTGGCCAAGCTCCTTGGGATCCAACAGTGATAGAGCACCTTACATGTGCTCTATCTATATGCAGCCAAACTTCTGTATTAGCCAAGGAACTAGAGGAGGTCTTGCCCGGATTGTTACATCGTACTGATCGCTGGAAGTTATTGTCCCTTTGCTTTAGTGCTTCCGGACAGATTGAAAATGCCTTAAATCTACTAAGAAAGACTCTTCAAAAACACGAAAATGCAGATGATACTGTGTCATTGTTGTTGGCTGCTAAAATCTGCAGTAGTAAGAGCATTTTTGCTGCTGAGGGACTGGGATATGCCAGGAGGGCCACTAATAATTCTCAAGGGATACATAAACATTTAGAGGGTGTGGGTCTTCGTGTGCAAGGTCTCTGTTTGGGGAAACTAGCTAAAGTTTCTTCTTCCGATTCAGAGAGGTCACGTCTTCAGTCTGAAGCATTAAAATCTTTGGATAGGGCATTTTTTATAGAGCCTATTAACTCAGATCTTATATTTGAGTTGGGTGTTCAATATGCAGAGCATCGGAATTTAAGTACCGCATTGCGTTATGCCAAGCAGTATATTGACATAACCGGAGGATCTGTACTCAAAGGTTGGAGATTACTTGCTTTGGTTCTGTCAGCTCAAAAACGCTATTCAGAGGCTCTGGTCGTCACTGATGCGGCTTTGGATGAGACTGCAAAGTGGGAACAAGGACCTCTCCTCAGGATGAAGGCAAAGCTTAAAATTTCTCAGTCTTTGCACGTGGATGCTATTGAAACTTATCGTTACCTCCTTGCTTTAGTTCAAGTTCAAAGAAAATCTTACGGGCCTAATCGAGTTCCATTCCAG GCTGAGGATGACAAAGTTAATGAATATGAAGTTTGGCATGGTCTTGCTAATTTGTACTCTAGCATTTCACATTGGAAAGATGCAGAAATCTGTTTGGATAAAGCTAGAGCACTTGTAAAATATTCGGCAGAGACGTTGCACACAGAAG GTCTTATGTTCCAAAGGCGTGGACAAACTAAGGAAGCTTTGGCTTCTTATGTGAATGCTCTTCTGCTGGAACCAAGTTATGTACCTTGCAAAATTTTGATCAGCTCTGCGTTGGCCAAATTGGGCCAGAAGATGCTGCCTCCTGTTAGAACTTTACTGACAGATGCATTGAAGATTGAGCCTACAAACCGTATGGCCTGGTATCAGTTGGCATTGGTTCACAGGGATGATGGACGACTGGCTGATGCTGCAGATTGCTTCCAGGCGGCTGCAATGCTCGAAGAATCTGATCCCATAGAAAGCTTTAGCTCCATTCTTTGA
- the LOC141717974 gene encoding protein NPG1-like isoform X2 — translation MSGSTLAESGQLDNDSGVQQLCANGSWMKTSVVEEKLDEGNIQEAESALREGLSLNFEEARALLGRLEYQRGNVEGALRVFDGIDLKAAIQRLQSSITEKISPKKGRSRGESMLAVPQNAAGLVLEAVYLKAKSLQKLGRLTDAAQECKSVLNAVENIFFRGISHISVEYKLQETVSQAVELLPELWKLANCYPEAMSAYRRALLSQWNLDSDCCARIQKNFAIFLLYSGVEVGPPSLAVQVDGAYVPRNNMEEAILLLMILLRKCCLGQAPWDPTVIEHLTCALSICSQTSVLAKELEEVLPGLLHRTDRWKLLSLCFSASGQIENALNLLRKTLQKHENADDTVSLLLAAKICSSKSIFAAEGLGYARRATNNSQGIHKHLEGVGLRVQGLCLGKLAKVSSSDSERSRLQSEALKSLDRAFFIEPINSDLIFELGVQYAEHRNLSTALRYAKQYIDITGGSVLKGWRLLALVLSAQKRYSEALVVTDAALDETAKWEQGPLLRMKAKLKISQSLHVDAIETYRYLLALVQVQRKSYGPNRVPFQAEDDKVNEYEVWHGLANLYSSISHWKDAEICLDKARALVKYSAETLHTEGLMFQRRGQTKEALASYVNALLLEPSYVPCKILISSALAKLGQKMLPPVRTLLTDALKIEPTNRMAWYQLALVHRDDGRLADAADCFQAAAMLEESDPIESFSSIL, via the exons ATGTCGGGAAGTACATTAGCAGAATCAGGCCAGCTTGATAATGATTCGGGAGTTCAACAACTCTGCGCAAATGGGAGTTGGATGAAAACATCTGTCGTCGAAGAGAAGCTTGACGAGGGTAACATTCAAGAAGCAGAATCTGCCTTGCGTGAGGGTTTGTCACTCAATTTTGAG GAAGCACGAGCTCTTCTTGGAAGGTTAGAATATCAAAGAGGAAATGTGGAAGGTGCTCTCCGTGTTTTTGATGGTATTGATCTTAAAGCTGCTATACAAAGATTGCAATCATCTATTACTGAAAAAATCTCTCCTAAGAAGGGCCGCTCTCGGGGTGAATCCATGCTTGCAGTCCCACAAAATGCTGCTGGTCTGGTGCTTGAAGCTGTGTATTTAAAAGCCAAATCTCTTCAAAAGCTTGGGAGATTAACTG ATGCTGCTCAGGAATGTAAAAGTGTTCTTAATGCTGTAGAGAATATTTTCTTTAGAGGAATATCTCATATATCAGTAGAATATAAGTTACAAGAGACAGTTAGCCAAGCTGTTGAGCTCCTGCCCGAACTTTGGAAGCTAGCTAATTGTTATCCTGAAGCAATGTCCGCATATCGACGTGCTCTTTTAAGTCAATGGAATCTTGACAGTGACTGTTGTGCAAGAATTCAGAAAAACTTTGCTATATTTTTGTTATATAGTGGAGTGGAGGTTGGTCCACCCAGTTTAGCTGTTCAAGTTGATGGTGCATATGTGCCTCGAAACAATATGGAAGAGGCAATTTTACTTCTAATGATACTCTTGAGAAAATGTTGCCTTGGCCAAGCTCCTTGGGATCCAACAGTGATAGAGCACCTTACATGTGCTCTATCTATATGCAGCCAAACTTCTGTATTAGCCAAGGAACTAGAGGAGGTCTTGCCCGGATTGTTACATCGTACTGATCGCTGGAAGTTATTGTCCCTTTGCTTTAGTGCTTCCGGACAGATTGAAAATGCCTTAAATCTACTAAGAAAGACTCTTCAAAAACACGAAAATGCAGATGATACTGTGTCATTGTTGTTGGCTGCTAAAATCTGCAGTAGTAAGAGCATTTTTGCTGCTGAGGGACTGGGATATGCCAGGAGGGCCACTAATAATTCTCAAGGGATACATAAACATTTAGAGGGTGTGGGTCTTCGTGTGCAAGGTCTCTGTTTGGGGAAACTAGCTAAAGTTTCTTCTTCCGATTCAGAGAGGTCACGTCTTCAGTCTGAAGCATTAAAATCTTTGGATAGGGCATTTTTTATAGAGCCTATTAACTCAGATCTTATATTTGAGTTGGGTGTTCAATATGCAGAGCATCGGAATTTAAGTACCGCATTGCGTTATGCCAAGCAGTATATTGACATAACCGGAGGATCTGTACTCAAAGGTTGGAGATTACTTGCTTTGGTTCTGTCAGCTCAAAAACGCTATTCAGAGGCTCTGGTCGTCACTGATGCGGCTTTGGATGAGACTGCAAAGTGGGAACAAGGACCTCTCCTCAGGATGAAGGCAAAGCTTAAAATTTCTCAGTCTTTGCACGTGGATGCTATTGAAACTTATCGTTACCTCCTTGCTTTAGTTCAAGTTCAAAGAAAATCTTACGGGCCTAATCGAGTTCCATTCCAG GCTGAGGATGACAAAGTTAATGAATATGAAGTTTGGCATGGTCTTGCTAATTTGTACTCTAGCATTTCACATTGGAAAGATGCAGAAATCTGTTTGGATAAAGCTAGAGCACTTGTAAAATATTCGGCAGAGACGTTGCACACAGAAG GTCTTATGTTCCAAAGGCGTGGACAAACTAAGGAAGCTTTGGCTTCTTATGTGAATGCTCTTCTGCTGGAACCAAGTTATGTACCTTGCAAAATTTTGATCAGCTCTGCGTTGGCCAAATTGGGCCAGAAGATGCTGCCTCCTGTTAGAACTTTACTGACAGATGCATTGAAGATTGAGCCTACAAACCGTATGGCCTGGTATCAGTTGGCATTGGTTCACAGGGATGATGGACGACTGGCTGATGCTGCAGATTGCTTCCAGGCGGCTGCAATGCTCGAAGAATCTGATCCCATAGAAAGCTTTAGCTCCATTCTTTGA